A region of Plantactinospora sp. BC1 DNA encodes the following proteins:
- the dtd gene encoding D-aminoacyl-tRNA deacylase, with translation MRAVVQTVSRASVTVDGEVVGAISDGLLVLLGVTHADTRATAETMARKVHELRILDDERSAADVGAPLLVVSQFTLYGDARKGRRPSWGAAAPAEVAEPLVTAFVEALRLRGAKVSTGRFRAHMLVESVNVGPHTVLLEL, from the coding sequence GTGCGTGCGGTGGTGCAGACGGTCAGCCGGGCCAGTGTGACGGTGGACGGCGAGGTGGTCGGGGCGATCTCCGACGGGCTGCTGGTGCTGCTCGGGGTGACCCACGCCGACACCCGGGCCACCGCCGAGACGATGGCCCGGAAGGTGCACGAGCTGCGGATCCTGGACGACGAGCGGTCGGCCGCCGACGTCGGGGCGCCGCTGCTGGTGGTCAGCCAGTTCACCCTCTACGGCGACGCCCGCAAGGGCCGCCGGCCCAGTTGGGGCGCGGCGGCCCCGGCCGAGGTGGCCGAACCGCTGGTCACCGCGTTCGTCGAGGCGCTGCGGCTGCGTGGCGCCAAGGTCTCCACCGGCCGCTTCCGGGCGCACATGCTGGTCGAGAGCGTCAACGTCGGCCCGCACACGGTGCTGCTGGAGCTGTAG
- a CDS encoding sporulation protein, with amino-acid sequence MVFKRLMQAMGVGGPSVETVLTNPNCRPGGYLEGQVHVAGGDHPVDVEYVALGLVTRVEVESGDSEYNTTQEFQRQRVTGPFRLESGQRHDIPFRFEVPWETPLTEIGGRHLHGMTMGLRTELEVARAVDKGDLDPVAVHPLPAQERVIDALVQLGFRFSRADVERGHIYGVRQSLPFYQEIEFYPGPQYARAINQLELTFVATPQQLQIVLEIDKRGGLFTEGRDAFGRFTVDHASVDRTDWVRQLDGWLRQSMQKRGLFF; translated from the coding sequence GTGGTCTTCAAGCGGTTGATGCAGGCGATGGGTGTGGGCGGTCCGTCGGTCGAGACGGTGCTGACCAACCCGAACTGCCGGCCAGGCGGTTATCTGGAGGGCCAGGTCCACGTCGCGGGCGGCGACCATCCGGTGGACGTCGAGTACGTCGCGCTCGGCCTGGTGACCCGGGTCGAGGTGGAGAGTGGTGACAGTGAGTACAACACCACCCAGGAGTTCCAGCGGCAGCGGGTGACCGGCCCGTTCCGGCTGGAGAGCGGGCAGCGCCACGACATCCCGTTCCGCTTCGAGGTGCCGTGGGAGACGCCGCTGACCGAGATCGGCGGTCGCCACCTGCACGGGATGACCATGGGGTTGCGTACCGAGCTGGAGGTGGCCCGCGCGGTGGACAAGGGTGACCTCGACCCGGTCGCGGTGCATCCGCTGCCGGCACAGGAGCGGGTCATCGACGCCCTGGTCCAGCTCGGCTTCCGGTTCAGCCGGGCGGACGTCGAGCGCGGCCACATCTACGGCGTACGCCAGAGCCTGCCGTTCTACCAGGAGATCGAGTTCTATCCCGGTCCGCAGTACGCCCGGGCGATCAACCAGCTCGAACTGACCTTCGTGGCCACGCCGCAGCAGTTGCAGATCGTGCTGGAGATCGACAAGCGGGGCGGTCTCTTCACCGAGGGCCGGGACGCGTTCGGCCGGTTCACCGTCGACCACGCCTCAGTGGACCGGACGGACTGGGTCCGGCAGCTCGACGGCTGGCTGCGCCAGTCGATGCAGAAGCGCGGCCTCTTCTTCTGA
- the sigB gene encoding RNA polymerase sigma factor SigB yields MVDLDATDERGASADLVRAYLNGIGRTKLLTAVQEVELARRIEAGLYAEEKLSADTRGALSAELRADLEIIAVQGRAAKNHLLEANLRLVVSIAKRYTGRGMAFLDLIQEGNLGLIRAVEKFDYTKGYKFSTYATWWIRQAITRAMADQARTIRIPVHMVEQVNRMVRTRRDLATQLGREPTVAEVAAALGVPEFQVIELISYDREPVSLDQAVGEDGESALGDFVAAVDPREEPGDAVSAGQLRNEVEIVLATLSHREQAVIRLRFGLDDGRQRTLDEVGREFGLSRERIRQIEKVTLLKLRHPSRADRLEAYAS; encoded by the coding sequence ATGGTCGACCTCGACGCCACCGACGAGCGCGGTGCCTCGGCCGACCTGGTCCGGGCCTACCTCAACGGCATCGGCCGGACCAAGCTGCTCACCGCCGTCCAGGAGGTGGAGCTGGCCCGGCGGATCGAGGCGGGGCTCTACGCCGAGGAGAAGCTGAGCGCCGACACGCGGGGGGCGTTGTCGGCGGAGCTGCGGGCCGACCTGGAGATCATCGCTGTCCAGGGGCGGGCCGCGAAGAACCACCTGCTGGAGGCGAACCTGCGGCTGGTGGTCAGCATCGCGAAGCGGTACACGGGGCGGGGCATGGCGTTCCTGGACCTGATCCAGGAGGGCAACCTCGGACTGATCCGCGCCGTCGAGAAGTTCGACTACACCAAGGGCTACAAGTTCTCCACCTACGCCACCTGGTGGATCCGGCAGGCCATCACCCGGGCCATGGCCGACCAGGCCCGCACCATCCGCATCCCGGTGCACATGGTCGAGCAGGTCAACCGGATGGTCCGGACCCGCCGGGACCTGGCCACCCAGCTCGGCCGGGAGCCCACCGTGGCCGAGGTCGCCGCCGCGCTGGGCGTACCGGAGTTCCAGGTCATCGAACTCATCTCGTACGACCGGGAGCCGGTCAGCCTCGACCAGGCCGTCGGCGAGGACGGTGAGAGCGCCCTCGGTGACTTCGTCGCCGCCGTCGACCCCCGCGAGGAGCCCGGTGACGCCGTCTCGGCGGGCCAGCTCCGCAACGAGGTGGAGATCGTCCTCGCCACCCTCTCGCACCGCGAGCAGGCCGTGATCCGGCTGCGCTTCGGCCTGGACGACGGACGGCAGCGCACCCTCGACGAGGTGGGCCGGGAGTTCGGCCTCTCCCGGGAGCGGATCCGCCAGATCGAGAAGGTCACCCTGCTGAAGCTGCGCCACCCGTCCCGGGCCGACCGCCTGGAGGCGTACGCGAGCTGA
- a CDS encoding ABC transporter permease, protein MTALTGTARLTRLAVRRDRVKLLVWVLAVPGVAAAVAQSVAGIYGTESDRIGYATTSAASVVARAFNGPVSGPSLGSVVTAEAYTMLALLAALLSTFAVVRHTRQNEETGRAELLGSAVVGRHAPLTAALLTTLAANVLSGVLLALVLVAGDLPVAGSFALGAAIAGIGVSFAAVAAVTAQISGTARGANGMAAAVVGVAFLLRAAGDAWGTVSADGMRVVSAWPSWLSPLGWASQVQAFDRNRWPVLALTVGFALLAVGTAFLLTAHRDLGAGLLAVRRGPAVAARGLLSPAGLSWRLQRGVVLGWAVGVVVMGMSMGSVGEEVDSFVGENEAATELIAQLGGTEKLIDAFLGTMMAMFALAVAGFVVQAVLRLRTEEAAGTLEGILATAVSRPRWLLSHLLWAALGAVVLLALAGASTGLGYGLVSGDVPGEVARLTVAGLVQAPAALVLAGLVVVLFGLLPRLSVALSWTAFLLCVLLGQLGALLELPQPVLNLSPFTHLPAVPAADPSATPLVVLLAVAVALTGLGLATFRRRDLAIG, encoded by the coding sequence GTGACCGCGCTGACCGGCACCGCCCGGCTGACCCGGCTCGCGGTGCGCCGGGACCGGGTGAAGCTCCTGGTCTGGGTGCTGGCCGTGCCCGGGGTCGCCGCCGCGGTCGCGCAGAGCGTCGCCGGCATCTACGGCACCGAGTCCGACCGGATCGGCTACGCCACCACCAGCGCCGCCAGTGTGGTCGCCCGGGCGTTCAACGGCCCGGTCTCCGGGCCGAGCCTCGGGTCGGTGGTCACCGCCGAGGCGTACACGATGCTGGCCCTGCTCGCCGCGTTGCTCAGCACCTTCGCGGTGGTCCGGCACACCCGGCAGAACGAGGAGACCGGCCGGGCGGAGCTGCTCGGCTCGGCGGTGGTCGGCCGGCACGCCCCGCTCACCGCGGCCCTGCTCACCACGCTCGCCGCCAACGTGCTCAGCGGGGTACTGCTGGCCCTGGTTCTGGTGGCCGGGGACCTGCCGGTGGCCGGCTCGTTCGCGCTCGGCGCGGCGATCGCCGGGATCGGGGTCTCGTTCGCGGCGGTCGCCGCGGTGACCGCCCAGATCTCCGGTACGGCGCGCGGCGCGAACGGCATGGCCGCGGCCGTCGTCGGCGTCGCCTTCCTGCTCCGAGCCGCCGGAGACGCCTGGGGGACCGTCTCCGCCGACGGGATGCGGGTGGTCAGCGCCTGGCCGTCCTGGCTCTCCCCGCTCGGCTGGGCCAGCCAGGTCCAGGCGTTCGACCGCAACCGCTGGCCGGTACTCGCCCTGACGGTCGGCTTCGCGCTGCTCGCCGTCGGTACGGCGTTCCTGCTGACCGCCCACCGCGACCTTGGCGCCGGGCTGCTGGCCGTCCGCCGTGGCCCGGCGGTGGCGGCCCGGGGTCTGCTCAGCCCCGCCGGCCTGTCCTGGAGGTTGCAGCGGGGTGTGGTGCTGGGCTGGGCCGTCGGCGTCGTGGTGATGGGGATGTCGATGGGTTCGGTCGGCGAGGAGGTCGACAGCTTCGTCGGCGAGAACGAGGCGGCCACCGAGCTGATCGCCCAGCTCGGCGGCACCGAGAAGCTGATCGACGCCTTCCTCGGCACCATGATGGCGATGTTCGCGCTCGCGGTGGCCGGCTTCGTGGTCCAGGCGGTGCTGCGGCTGCGGACCGAGGAGGCGGCCGGCACCCTGGAGGGGATACTCGCCACCGCCGTCAGCCGGCCCCGCTGGCTGCTCAGCCACCTGCTCTGGGCCGCCCTCGGCGCGGTCGTCCTGCTGGCGCTGGCCGGCGCGAGCACCGGGCTGGGCTACGGCCTGGTCAGCGGCGACGTACCCGGCGAGGTGGCCCGGCTCACCGTCGCCGGACTGGTCCAGGCGCCGGCGGCGCTGGTCCTCGCCGGTCTGGTGGTGGTGCTGTTCGGGCTGCTGCCCCGGCTGTCGGTGGCGCTGTCCTGGACGGCCTTCCTGCTCTGCGTCCTGCTGGGACAGCTCGGCGCGCTGCTGGAGCTGCCGCAGCCGGTGCTGAACCTGTCGCCCTTCACCCACCTGCCGGCGGTGCCGGCCGCCGACCCGAGCGCCACCCCCCTGGTGGTGCTGCTCGCCGTCGCGGTGGCGCTGACCGGGCTCGGCCTGGCCACGTTCCGCCGTCGGGACCTGGCGATCGGCTGA
- a CDS encoding ABC transporter ATP-binding protein encodes MTAISVAGLVKTFGATRALDELDLTVRSGEVHGFLGPNGAGKSTTIRILLGLLRKDAGEVGVLGGDPWRDAVSLHRRLAYVPGDVNLWPNLSGGEAIDLFGALRGGLDRARRDELLQRFDLDPTKKCRTYSKGNRQKVAIVAAFASDVELLVLDEPTSGLDPLMEAVFREYVTALRDAGKTVLLSSHVMSEVEALCDRVSIIRAGRTVESGTLAELRHLTRTPMTVETERPVEGLADLAGVHAVTVSGSTTRFEVESGTLDPVLAHLARFGVRALTSTPPTLEELFMRHYGDGSETGAAERPVPAGAR; translated from the coding sequence ATGACCGCGATCTCGGTGGCCGGCCTGGTGAAGACCTTCGGGGCCACCCGCGCGCTGGACGAACTGGACCTGACCGTCCGGTCCGGCGAGGTGCACGGGTTCCTCGGACCGAACGGGGCGGGCAAGTCCACCACCATCCGGATCCTGCTCGGCCTGCTCCGCAAGGACGCGGGCGAGGTGGGCGTACTCGGTGGCGATCCCTGGCGGGACGCCGTGTCGCTGCACCGCCGGCTGGCGTACGTGCCCGGCGACGTGAACCTCTGGCCCAACCTCTCCGGCGGGGAGGCGATCGACCTCTTCGGCGCGCTGCGCGGCGGGCTGGACCGGGCCCGCCGGGACGAGTTGTTGCAACGCTTCGACCTCGACCCGACCAAGAAGTGCCGCACCTACTCCAAGGGCAACCGGCAGAAGGTGGCGATCGTCGCCGCGTTCGCCTCCGACGTGGAACTGCTGGTGCTCGACGAGCCGACCTCCGGGCTGGACCCGCTGATGGAGGCGGTCTTCCGGGAGTACGTCACCGCGCTGCGCGACGCGGGCAAGACCGTGCTGCTCTCCAGCCACGTGATGTCCGAGGTGGAGGCGCTCTGCGACCGGGTCAGCATCATCCGGGCCGGCCGTACCGTCGAGTCCGGCACCCTGGCCGAGCTGCGCCACCTGACCCGGACCCCGATGACGGTCGAGACGGAGCGCCCGGTGGAGGGGCTCGCCGACCTGGCCGGGGTGCACGCGGTGACCGTCTCCGGCTCCACCACCCGGTTCGAGGTCGAGTCCGGCACCCTCGACCCGGTGCTGGCCCACCTCGCCCGGTTCGGGGTACGGGCCCTGACCAGTACGCCGCCGACCCTGGAGGAGCTGTTCATGCGGCACTACGGCGACGGTTCCGAGACCGGCGCCGCCGAGCGTCCTGTGCCGGCGGGTGCCCGGTGA
- a CDS encoding TetR family transcriptional regulator — translation MDRPPALDTRSRILRTALDLFGAQGYQRTSLRQIADRLGLTKAGILYHFPSKEHLLVALAEPLVSDLEAALERAAQLPWPAARWAALEGWLDTLLRHRRPLGTLYHDMTLLARGSTYARIMRLATRAYDLVAGPGATRLERIRAIQATGMLGDPIVFYADVPDDELRAALLDGAVRLLSEPAPRAGTDRTGERAAEPGGERAAERGGERQSGPERVRPSRRRRAGRPPGLSAEQVRTARAMHGAGLHTVDQIAASLGVSRATLYRHLRVADPAQPER, via the coding sequence ATGGATCGACCTCCCGCTCTCGACACCCGGAGCCGGATCCTGCGTACCGCCCTGGACCTGTTCGGCGCGCAGGGCTACCAGCGCACCTCGCTGCGGCAGATCGCCGACCGGCTGGGGCTGACCAAGGCGGGCATCCTCTACCACTTCCCCAGCAAGGAACACCTGCTGGTGGCGCTGGCCGAGCCGCTCGTCTCCGACCTGGAGGCGGCGCTGGAGCGGGCGGCCCAGCTGCCCTGGCCGGCGGCCCGCTGGGCGGCGCTGGAGGGCTGGCTCGACACCCTGCTGCGGCACCGGCGACCACTGGGGACGCTCTACCACGACATGACGCTGCTCGCCCGGGGCAGCACGTACGCCCGGATCATGCGGCTCGCCACCAGGGCGTACGACCTGGTCGCCGGCCCGGGCGCGACCCGGCTGGAGCGGATCCGGGCCATCCAGGCCACCGGGATGCTCGGCGACCCGATCGTCTTCTACGCCGACGTGCCGGACGACGAGTTGCGGGCGGCGCTACTCGACGGCGCGGTCCGGCTGCTCAGCGAGCCGGCGCCGCGAGCCGGCACCGACCGGACCGGAGAACGGGCCGCAGAACCGGGCGGAGAACGGGCCGCAGAACGCGGCGGAGAACGACAGTCCGGTCCGGAGCGGGTTCGGCCGAGCCGTCGGCGCCGGGCGGGGCGACCGCCCGGGCTCAGTGCCGAACAGGTGCGTACGGCCCGGGCGATGCACGGCGCCGGGCTGCACACCGTGGACCAGATCGCCGCCAGCCTCGGCGTCTCCCGGGCCACCCTCTACCGGCACCTCCGGGTCGCCGACCCGGCCCAACCCGAGCGATAA
- a CDS encoding acetoin utilization protein AcuC — protein MSDDTVVVWDESLLTYDLGDHPLDPVRVELTVALARELGVLDRPGVRLVAPTPADDAALARVHRPDYLDAVRAAPSDPLFSGYGLGTPDNPIFDGMHESSALVAGASLAAAEAVWRGEARRAVNVAGGLHHAMPSRAAGFCVYNDPAVAIARLLDLGAERVAYVDVDVHHGDGVQEIFYGDPRVLTVSLHETPLALFPGTGFSDEIGGPGAEGSAVNLPLPPGTGDAGWLRGFHATVPALLRAFRPQILVTQCGADSHRLDPLADLRLSVDGQRASYLALRALADELCEGRWVATGGGGYALVEVVPRAWTHLLAVATGEPVDPAALTPPAWRELAKARRPEREVPLRMTDEADGSYEPWQPTGEPDAVDRAIMATRKAVFPLHGLDPQDPSL, from the coding sequence ATGTCGGACGACACGGTGGTGGTCTGGGACGAGAGTCTGCTGACGTACGACCTGGGTGACCATCCGCTCGACCCGGTACGGGTGGAACTGACCGTGGCCCTGGCTCGGGAACTCGGCGTGTTGGACCGCCCCGGCGTACGCCTGGTGGCCCCCACCCCGGCCGACGACGCGGCACTGGCCCGGGTGCACCGGCCGGACTACCTCGACGCGGTCCGGGCGGCGCCGAGCGACCCGCTCTTCTCCGGGTACGGCCTCGGCACCCCGGACAATCCGATCTTCGACGGGATGCACGAGTCGAGCGCCCTGGTGGCCGGGGCGAGCCTGGCGGCGGCCGAGGCGGTCTGGCGGGGCGAGGCCCGGCGCGCGGTCAACGTGGCCGGTGGCCTGCACCACGCGATGCCGAGTCGGGCGGCCGGGTTCTGCGTCTACAACGACCCGGCGGTGGCGATCGCCCGGCTGCTCGACCTCGGCGCCGAGCGGGTGGCCTACGTGGACGTCGACGTGCACCACGGCGACGGGGTGCAGGAAATCTTCTACGGCGATCCCCGGGTGCTGACGGTCAGCCTGCACGAGACGCCGTTGGCACTCTTTCCGGGTACGGGGTTCTCCGACGAGATCGGTGGTCCGGGGGCCGAGGGGAGCGCGGTCAACCTGCCGCTGCCGCCCGGGACCGGCGACGCGGGTTGGCTGCGTGGTTTCCACGCCACCGTTCCGGCGCTGCTGCGCGCGTTCCGGCCGCAGATCCTGGTCACCCAGTGCGGTGCCGACAGTCACCGGCTCGATCCGCTGGCCGACCTGCGGCTGAGCGTGGACGGGCAGCGGGCGAGCTATCTGGCGCTGCGGGCGCTCGCCGACGAACTCTGTGAGGGGCGTTGGGTGGCCACCGGCGGCGGCGGTTACGCGCTGGTCGAGGTGGTGCCCCGGGCCTGGACGCACCTGCTCGCGGTCGCCACCGGCGAACCGGTCGACCCGGCCGCGCTGACCCCGCCGGCCTGGCGGGAGCTGGCCAAGGCCCGCCGTCCGGAGCGGGAGGTGCCGCTGCGGATGACCGACGAGGCGGACGGCTCGTACGAGCCGTGGCAGCCGACCGGCGAGCCGGACGCGGTGGACCGGGCGATCATGGCGACCCGCAAGGCGGTCTTTCCGCTGCACGGCCTCGACCCGCAGGATCCGTCGCTCTGA
- a CDS encoding sulfurtransferase — protein sequence MSGPDDLLVDVTRLAAELASAEPPVVLDVRWRLVGPPGRRDYLAGHLPGAVFVDLDTELSGPPGVHGRHPLPDPAALQRVLRTAGVRAGGPVVVYDGGDGMAAARAWWTLRWAGHAQVRVLDGGFPAWAGAGLPVTTEPPALTPGDMTVRPGGMPVLDAGSAAEMAAHGVLVDVRAAVRYRGETEPVDPVAGHIPGAVNMPATEYVGTDGRFPAAEALRARFAEAGVRPGARVGAYCGSGVTAAQAVLALHRAGHPGAALYVGSWSHWITDPERPVALGPEPGDPAPAAD from the coding sequence GTGTCCGGACCGGATGACCTCCTCGTCGACGTGACCCGGCTCGCCGCCGAACTGGCGTCCGCCGAGCCACCGGTCGTACTCGATGTCCGCTGGCGGCTCGTCGGGCCGCCGGGCCGCCGGGACTACCTGGCCGGGCACCTGCCGGGCGCGGTCTTCGTCGACCTGGACACCGAGCTGTCCGGGCCGCCCGGCGTGCACGGCCGGCATCCGCTGCCCGACCCGGCGGCCTTGCAGCGGGTGCTCCGCACGGCCGGCGTCCGCGCCGGAGGCCCGGTGGTGGTCTACGACGGCGGCGACGGGATGGCGGCGGCCCGCGCCTGGTGGACGCTGCGCTGGGCGGGACATGCGCAGGTCCGGGTGCTCGACGGCGGCTTCCCGGCCTGGGCCGGGGCCGGGCTGCCGGTGACCACCGAGCCACCGGCGCTGACGCCGGGAGACATGACCGTACGCCCGGGCGGGATGCCGGTGCTCGACGCCGGCTCGGCCGCGGAGATGGCGGCGCACGGGGTGCTGGTCGACGTCCGGGCGGCGGTGCGCTACCGGGGCGAGACCGAGCCCGTCGACCCGGTGGCCGGGCACATTCCCGGCGCGGTGAACATGCCGGCCACCGAGTACGTCGGGACGGACGGCCGGTTTCCGGCCGCCGAGGCGCTGCGCGCCCGGTTCGCCGAGGCGGGCGTCCGGCCCGGGGCGCGGGTCGGCGCGTACTGCGGCTCCGGGGTGACCGCCGCGCAGGCGGTGCTCGCCCTGCACCGGGCCGGACACCCCGGGGCAGCGCTCTACGTCGGGTCGTGGAGCCACTGGATCACCGACCCGGAACGGCCGGTCGCGCTCGGTCCCGAGCCGGGCGACCCCGCACCGGCCGCCGACTGA
- a CDS encoding metal-dependent transcriptional regulator — translation MNDLVDTTEMYLRTILELEEEGVPPLRARIAERLRQSGPTVSQTVARMERDGLLTVEDDRHLQLTALGRTQAISVMRKHRLAELLLVNVIGMPYEEAHDEACRWEHVMSDSVEKKVYELLDRPTRSPYGNPIPGLEAFSPNPDVLVETVTEGERNLAFPGLSGPVVVRRICESVQKDGDVLRQLHAAGVDPGAMVTVAQERDGVTIDRSGDKVRLPREVASRVFVAAH, via the coding sequence GTGAACGACCTAGTCGACACCACCGAGATGTACCTGCGCACCATCCTCGAACTGGAAGAGGAGGGGGTGCCGCCGCTGCGTGCCCGGATCGCCGAGCGGCTGCGCCAGAGTGGTCCGACCGTCAGCCAGACCGTTGCCCGGATGGAGCGCGACGGCCTGCTGACCGTCGAGGACGACCGCCACCTCCAGCTCACCGCGCTCGGCCGCACCCAGGCGATCTCGGTGATGCGTAAGCACCGGCTGGCCGAGCTGCTGCTCGTCAACGTGATCGGGATGCCCTACGAGGAGGCCCACGACGAGGCCTGCCGCTGGGAGCACGTGATGAGCGACTCGGTGGAGAAGAAGGTCTACGAGCTGCTCGACCGCCCGACCCGGTCGCCGTACGGCAACCCGATCCCGGGGCTGGAGGCGTTCAGTCCCAATCCGGACGTCCTGGTCGAAACGGTCACCGAGGGTGAGCGAAACCTCGCCTTCCCCGGCCTGAGCGGCCCGGTGGTGGTCCGACGGATCTGCGAGAGCGTCCAGAAGGACGGCGACGTGCTGCGCCAGTTGCACGCGGCCGGCGTCGACCCGGGCGCGATGGTCACCGTCGCGCAGGAGCGGGACGGGGTCACCATCGACCGCTCCGGCGACAAGGTGCGGCTCCCCCGCGAGGTCGCCTCCCGGGTCTTCGTCGCCGCACACTGA
- a CDS encoding DUF5522 domain-containing protein — protein MDGTEERAGGRRLPLAPRPLDQPHPSRLPPTHPDRERILAAHAAALAAGEAGYPDPGTGLFVLTAGFLARRGTCCGRGCRHCPYLDDPVAPAD, from the coding sequence ATGGACGGTACGGAGGAACGGGCCGGCGGGCGGCGCCTGCCGTTGGCACCCCGACCGCTGGACCAGCCGCATCCGTCCCGCCTTCCGCCGACGCACCCGGACCGGGAGCGGATTCTCGCCGCCCACGCCGCCGCGCTCGCGGCCGGTGAGGCGGGCTATCCCGACCCGGGCACCGGGCTCTTCGTGCTCACCGCCGGCTTCCTGGCCCGGCGTGGCACCTGCTGTGGGCGTGGCTGCCGGCACTGCCCTTACCTGGACGACCCGGTAGCGCCGGCCGACTGA
- a CDS encoding DUF2332 domain-containing protein, translating to MTIAARYVEFGTRETRGVSPAYERLALAVSRDDELLSLIGTLPPAKQQPNLLFGVVRLLGGPVEDPAAFHDYAVANWPTIAAQVRTRATQTNEAGRCALLLPVLTALPQPLALLEVGASAGLCLYPDRYAYRYGDHLLGTGEPVLDCAVTGVTPPTRLPEVVWRAGLDLNPLDVTDPADLAWLDATIWPEHAHRRARLRSAAAVAAAGPPLLRRGDLVDDLAALAAQAPSGATLVVFHTSVLYQVPAPRRQAFADLVRGLPGHWIANEAPEVLPYDGLPEQPSEAFHNVLALDGRPLAWTRGHGQSMVWFG from the coding sequence ATGACGATCGCCGCCCGCTACGTCGAGTTCGGTACCCGGGAGACGCGGGGCGTGTCGCCCGCCTACGAGCGGCTCGCCCTGGCCGTCTCCCGCGACGACGAACTGCTCTCCCTGATCGGTACGCTGCCGCCGGCCAAGCAGCAGCCGAACCTGCTCTTCGGGGTCGTACGCCTGCTCGGCGGTCCGGTCGAGGACCCGGCCGCGTTCCACGACTATGCGGTGGCGAACTGGCCGACGATCGCGGCGCAGGTGCGTACCCGGGCCACCCAGACCAACGAGGCCGGTCGGTGCGCGCTGCTGCTGCCGGTGCTCACCGCCCTGCCGCAGCCGCTCGCGCTGCTGGAGGTCGGCGCCTCCGCCGGGCTCTGCCTCTATCCGGACCGCTACGCCTACCGCTACGGCGACCACCTGCTCGGCACCGGCGAGCCGGTGCTGGACTGCGCCGTCACCGGGGTGACGCCGCCGACCCGGCTGCCCGAGGTGGTGTGGCGGGCCGGCCTGGACCTGAACCCGCTGGACGTGACCGATCCCGCCGACCTGGCCTGGCTGGACGCCACCATCTGGCCGGAGCACGCGCACCGGCGGGCCCGGCTGCGGTCGGCGGCGGCCGTCGCCGCCGCCGGGCCGCCGCTGCTGCGCCGCGGCGACCTGGTGGACGACCTTGCCGCGCTGGCCGCGCAGGCGCCGTCCGGGGCGACCCTGGTGGTCTTCCACACCTCCGTGCTCTACCAGGTGCCGGCGCCGCGCCGGCAGGCCTTCGCCGATCTGGTACGCGGCCTGCCCGGCCACTGGATCGCGAACGAGGCTCCGGAGGTACTGCCCTACGACGGGTTGCCGGAGCAGCCGAGCGAGGCGTTCCACAACGTACTCGCGCTGGACGGCAGGCCGCTCGCCTGGACCCGGGGGCACGGACAGTCGATGGTCTGGTTCGGATAG